The window TGACTCGCCCGCCCCCGACGACACCGCGCTCGACGGGCCGACGATCGACGACCCAGAGACCGACGTCTCCGGAGTCGAGACGCCGGCACACGGCGGCCCCACGACAGAGCCACCGGACGGCGGGCCGACGGCCGAACCGTCCACGACCGCCCTCGACCGCCTGCGGAGCGACCTCTCGGACGTGATCTCCGACTACCAGTCCGACCGACTCGAACCCGGCGAGGTCCGCGTCGGGGTCACCTCCGCCGACGCGCTGGCGAGCAAGTACGGCCGGACCGAACTGCTCTCCTTCGTCCGGACCGCGACGGCGCTGATCCGGGGGGTGCGCGGCCTCGGTCACCTCCAGTTGGGCCAGTCGCGGGACGGGGACCTCGTCCCACTGCTCGACGACCTGTTCGACGCCCGTGTCGACGTGCGGAAACAGCCCGGTCTCCCGGCCGAGCAACGCTGGCACGTCCCCGGCTACGGCACGACCGAGTGGATCCGGATCGAGGAGTGAGCGACGGGCCGGCGGCGAGCAAGTGGACGCCGACGCTACGCCCGAAGCGTCACGTCGCCGTCCTCGACCCGAACCAGCGAGTCGAACAGTTGCGTGAGTCTGGCGACCGTCTGGTCGTCGTGAGCCGTCGGGTCGAGGTGGAAGTGTGCCAGCGCCTCGACCGACGCGAACCGGCGACAGATCGTGTGGAGAAACCGGAAGACCGTCGCGAGTGGCGCGTACTGCAACATCGTCGTCACCGAATCGACACAGACGACCACCCGGTCGTCGGTCTCGGCCCACGCCGAGAGCGTGTCGCTGACCGCGATGCCGACCCCGGTCAGGTCGGTCGGCGAGGCGCGCGTCACCTCCACGTTCCCGGTCGCCGCAGACTGCCAGTCGTCGTCGCCGGCGGCCATCTCCCCGACCGTCACCAGTCGCACCGCTGTCGGCAGGTCTCCCACCCTGTCGGCCCACCGGTCCAGCCAGTCGGCCGGCGTGTCGAGATAGCTGATCACCAGCACACGAGTCGCGGCCGTCTCGGCCGGCGTCAGTAGCGCGAACCCGGTGTCGCGGGAGGTCGAGTCGAGCGACTCCGAGAGGAGGAGGACGTTGCGCTGACGCGGAAGTCGGTCGTGGAGTGGAGCCATCTCAGATCGCCGATTCGACGGCGTCGAGCACTGGAACGATCGGTTCGTCCGGATCGAGCGAGATGACCAGCCCCGCGTCGGCGTGGAACAGTCGGACGAGCGTGAGTCGGTCCTGGCGAGTGACGATCGACCGGACCTCCCCGGCGTGTGGCAGGAGTTCCTCCGAGAACAGGTCGCGCTCGGTGAAGTCGATGTGGACGTACGAGTGAACCTCGTCGAAGTGGTCGAGCATCGCCTCGCGGCCGCCGTAGGTGTCGAGCGTCTCGGGAGAGGCGTACAGGATGCTGAACGCGTCGGGCGTGTACTCGATGACAGCGTGGACGGCGTCGCCTGCAACCTCGCGTGCGGCGGTCAGTCCGGCGTCGGCGTCGAAATCGACCAACTGAGAAGTGTTCTCGACCACGGCTCTGTGATAACTCACGCGGCAGTGTTGAAGTATCTACTGGCACTCGTGAGACGAGAGACCGACTCGGAGGCCCCCGGCAACACGCTCAAGTACGGCGAATGTGTCGGAGCACCAATGACACGCACTGCCCTCGTCACCGGCGCGTCCGGTGGCATCGGTCGGGAACTGGCGACGCTGTTCGCCCGCGACGGCCACGATCTGGTCGTCGTCGCCCGGAGCGAAGAGGAACTGATCGAACTCGGGAACCGGCTACAGAACGACTACGGCGTCACCGTCACCGTGGTCGTGAAGGACCTCGCCGACCCCGACAGCCCCGCGGAGATCCAGTCGGCACTCGACGACAGAGGCGTCGACGTCGACATTCTGGTCAACAACGCCGGCTTCGCCACCTACGGCCGCTTCCTCGACACCGACCTCGACACCGAACGCGACGAGTTACAGGTGAACGTCCTCGCCGTCACGGAGTTGACGAAACGCTTCCTCCCCGGCATGGTCGAACGCGGCGAAGGTCGAGTCCTGAACGTCGCCTCGACGGCCGCGTTCCAACCGGGGCCGCTGATGGCGGTGTACTACGCCAGCAAGGCCTACGTACTCTCCTTTTCGGAGGCGCTCACGGCCGAACTCGACGAGACCGGGGTCACCGTCACCGCGCTCTGTCCGGGGCCGACCGACACCGGCTTCCAGTCGCGTGCCGACATGGGTGCCTCGAAACTCGTGCAGGGCGAACTGCAGGACCCGGCCGAGGTGGCTCGGGCGGGCTACCGGGGGATGCAGGAAGGGGAGGCCGTCGTTGTCCCCGGACTCCGGAACAAACTGCTGACCGTCGCGGTCAGACTCCTGCCCCGCAGTGTCGTCCGGTCGATGGTGAAACGCGCACAGGCACCGACGAGCGAGTGAGTCGGGTCGCGCGACCGACAGAGACGGCGGTCGCGTCCCCGGCGGCGACCGGACCGAACCGTTTTTTCGGTGGTCCGTCTCTTCGTCACGCATGGGCGTTCCGGAGGAGGCCGACGAGACCGGCGACGAGGGAGACGGCACAGACGGCGAGCCACGGCAGGACCCCGCGAGTCCGACCGCGACGATCACGACGGAGGACCCCGAGCTATCGGACCTGCCCGTGACACTCGTCGCGGGCGACGCCGAGGGGTACGTCGGCCGCGAGACGGTCGTCGTCGGCGTCCCGAACGCGAACGAGACGGACCTGCCGGCGCCACCGTGGAGCCGCGAGTACGCGATCCGACTCGGCGTGAGCGGGACCACACTCGCGGTCGATCTGCGACCCGCTGGACTGTCGCTTCCGACCCGACTGCTCGCCGCCGTCCTGCGACCGCTGGGTGTCGCAGACCCGGACGTGCCGGGGTCGTTCGGCCCGCCACTCGGCCCGGTCGACGCCAGACTACGCGAGGCGGTGCAGTCGGACGCGGTGCTCGCGTCGGTCCAGATGGCGACCGACGGTGACGACGACCGCGTGCTGGCGGGCCGGTGTCTGGTTCACGCGCCGGCACCCGGTGTCCGGACGCTGCACTTCCGGTACGACCGCGAGTTCGTGACGTGTGACGGGCCGGTGGAACTGCCGGTTCGACGCGAGTGACGCGGCTGTGTCTTCCACCTGAATCCGCACCGGCGTCCGTCTGAACCGACGCCGCTTAGTTCACCACCCCCCAACCACCGCCCGTGTCACCGGTCGTCGCCCAACTCGCCGCGTTCGACTGGCTCCTACCACTGCTCGGGACGGCGCTGTCGCGGGTCGCCCGCATCGCCGTCTTCGTCGCGGTCGGTGTCTACCTCGCGAACGTCGCGGTCGCGTTCGGTGCCGTCGAGCGCATCGCGGCACTCTCGCGGTACCTGACCGACCCGGCGAACCTGCCCGACGAGGTGGGGACCGCCATCCTCGCCACGACCGCCTCGACGACTGCGGGCTACGGGATGCTCGCGGAGTTCCGCGAGTCCGGGACGCTGGACGACCGCGCGACGCTGATCGCCGTCACGATCAACACGTTCTTCGGCTTCGTCCAGCACATCTTCACCTTCTACGCGCCCGTGTTGATCCCGATTCTCGGCCTGGAGGTCGGCCTGCTGTACGTCGGTTCGCGGGCCGGCATCGCGCTGGCGATCACCCTCGTCGGCATCCTCGCCGGGGCCGTCCTGCTGTCGGACGGGAACGTCGACCGGGCGTCGATGCCCGACGACGTGACCGCCCCCGACGGCGGCGAGGAGACGACGACCCGCGAGAAACTGCGCGACGCGGCCGACTCGACGTGGGACAAACTGAAGGACATCGTGCCGCGACTCGCGGTCGTCTACGTCTTCGTCACGATCCTCGTCGAACGCTGGGAGTCGATCAGTCGGGGCATCGAGTCGCTGACGGGTGTCGATCCGGCGACCGTGACGGCGGTCGTGGAGTCGCTGACGACGCTGGTCGGACTGCCGGGGGCGGCCGTGCCGGTCATCACGGTGTTCGCGTTCGACACGACGCTGGGGGCGCTGACCATCGCACCGCTCGTCGGCGAGGTGTTCACCCCCCGAACCGCGGTGGCGACGATGCTCGTCGGCGGTATCGTCTCCTTCGCCTTCTCGACGTTCAAGCGGTCCATCCCGTTCCAGTACGGCATCTGGGGCGCGGAGTTCGGCTCGAAGGTGATCCTCGTGAACACCGGGCTGAAGGTGGTGTTCATCGGCGTCGCCGTCGTGTTGTTGCTGGTGCCGTGAGTTCGGGACCGCACTCGCCGCGAACGACCGGGACGTGGCGCGAGCGTGATGCGAACAGTTACCACAGCACACGTCGTAGTTCGATCGGTACTCGCTCCGCAGACCGGTCGGCCTCGCGTGTCGTCGTGCAGAGTGCCGGAGCAAGCTATGCCGACAGCGACACACCACAGCTTCTGGACGAGACGCCGCCGACTCGCCGTCGTCGGTGGCCTGCTACTCGCACTCGCGGTCGCGGTGACACCGATCCAGTGGTACGCCGGCTACCGCGCGGTCCGACGTGTCAGGTCGAACGCGAGTGTGCGACCACCGGTGCGCAGGCGGGGCGTCGAGGCCGACGATCCGGCCCGCGCCTGATCTGAGGGACCGACTGACACGAAGATTCAATCGGCTCGGCGTCGTACAAGCCGGGAGACAGATGAAGACTCTCGTCAGCGGTTCCACCGGACTGATCGGTCGCGCGCTCGTCAGCCACCTTCGGGACGCAGGCCACGAGGTCACACGACTGGTACGACCCGGCACCAGTGACAGCGCCGACGGCGTCGAGTGGGACCCCGCGAACGGACTGCTCGATCCGGACGACGTAGAGGGGTTCGACGCGGTCGTCCACCTCGCGGGCGAGTCCATCAACCAGCGGTGGACCGACGCGACGAAAGACCGCATCCTCCAGAGTCGCGTGCAGGGGACCGAACTGCTCGCCGGGACGCTGGCCGAACTCGACGAGCCACCCGAGGTGCTGGTCTCGGCCTCCGCCGTGGGCTACTACGGCGATCGGGGCGACGAGTGGCTCCCGGAGGACGCCGGCGCGGGCGACCTGTTCATCTCCGACGTGTGCCAGCAGTGGGAAGACGCGTCGCAGGTGGCAAGCGAGAACGGAGTCCGGGTCGTCAACATCCGAACTGGCGTGGTGCTCAGCGACGAGGGCGGGGCACTCCCGCAGATGCTCCCGCCGTTCAAACTCGGTCTCGGCGGGAAACTCGGGTCCGGCGACCAGTTCATGCCGTGGGTCGCCCGAGAGGACGTGGTCGGTGCCATCGCGTTCCTGCTGGAGCACGAGGAGCTATCGGGACCGGTGAACGTCTGTGCGCCGAACCCAGTGAGAAACACCGAACTGACCGACGCCCTCGGTGACGTGCTGGGTCGCCCGACCGTCTTCTTCGTCCCGGCGTTCGGCGTCCGGTTGCTGTTCGGCCAGATGGGCGAGGAACTGCTACTCGCGAGCGACCGAGTCCGGCCCGCGAAACTCGCGGACGCCGGCTTCGAGTGGGAGTACGAGGAGTTGACGCCGGCGCTCGAACACGCGTTGCGGGACTGACCGGCGCGTTCGGTGCGAGTCGCGCGGCCGGTCCGCCGCCGCCAGCACGAAGCTATTCCACACTGTATGCCGTACGTCAGCACATGACAGACAGTCGCAGGTACGGCTTCGAGGGAACCGTCCCCGAGATCAGCCCGGACGCGCACGTCAGCCGGGAGAGTACGCTGGTCGGCGACGTGACGGTGCGGGCCGACGCCTCGGTGTGGCCCGGCGTCGTCCTGCGTGGCGACGTGGGACCGGTGGTCGTCGGACGGGAGGCACACGTCGGTGACAACGCGACGATCCACGCGAGTTCGGTCGGCGCGCGGGTGATGGTCGGTCACGGCGCGGTGTTGAACGAGGCGGTCGTCGGCGACGGCGCACTCGTGGGGTTCAACGCGACGGTCGGCACCGGCGTCGAGATCGGATCGGGGAGTATCGTCGCGGCCGGGACGGTCGTCCCGGAGGGGTACGCCGTCCCGGCCGCGTCGTTCGTCCGTGGGGTTCCGGCGACGGTCACCCCGCTCGCGGAGACGAGTATCGACGCCGAGGCGACCTTCGAGGCGTACAACTCCGGCGACTACACCGACCTCGCGGGGCGACACGACGACCTGTTCGAGTGAGTCACGAGAACAGCGCATCGACCGCGACCACCACGCCGACGGCGAGGAGGATCAGGCCGGCGTCGGTCGCCGTCGGCATGAGACCGAGTGCGACGATGAGTGTCGTCGCGCAGGCCGGGGCGTGGCGGTAGTCGGTGGCTCGCATCGCCGCGGTCGTCGCGGCCACGGCGACCGTCGCGCTGGCCGCGAGTCGGAGGCTTCCGGCCGAGAACGCGGTCGGCGGGTCGGTGACGACGAGACCGGCCGCGAGCAGGTGGTACGCAAGGAACCCGGGGACGGTGCCGACTGCGTGCCCGCCGAGGACGCGCCGGGGTGTTGCCGGCGGTGAGTCGGGGTGGACCGCGAGGACGTACGCAGTCGGGCCGAGACTCGGAAAGAGGAGTGGCCGGCCGGAGGCGACGACCGCAACACCGAGTACCGCGAGGAGACCGCCGGCGTGGAGCCCGTGTCGGAGGGCCGGTCCGAGTCGGTCGGGAGCGAGACGAGGCCGGTCCACTCAGCGGTCTTCCGGTTCGATGGGGACGCCGTCTTCGGTCGGCGGCGCGACGTGGTCGACGAACGCGTCGACGTCGGGTTCCCGGACGGTCACGTCCACCTCGATGTCGCCGAGTTCGTCGGGGTTGCCGACCGCGAAGTTGATCACGCCCTGCAGGGCGGCCTGCTTCTTCAGCGCGAAGTGGAAGCCGTCTGCGCGCTGGTTGTTGGTGAACTCCCGGCGGGCCGTGTCGAGAATCTCCTGTTCGTACAGTTTCTCCGAGAAGGGGTCGAGCGTGTGCGTCTCGGCGAGGAGTCCGTCTGCGGTCTCCTGCACCTCGGCGTTCGGGAAGACGTTCCGGACCGCGTCGGCGACGCGTTCGGTCACCTCGGTCGCGTTCACCCGTGCCTCGATGCGGACGTCGATGCTGTAGATCATCGTTCGCCCTCCACTGCCGGTGTCTCCTGCTGGTCGTCGCCGAGCAGGAGTGTCTCGATCTGTTCGCGGAAGGCGTCGAGGCTGTCGGTGTTGTCGATGGTCACGTCCGCGCGGTCCATCGCCTCGCCCATCCCGAAGCCGAGTTCGCGCTCGTCGCGGTCTCTGAGCGCATCGAGGTCCGCGTCGCTGGCGTCTCTGCCCCGGTCGGCCAGTCGTTCGGCGCGAACCTCGAACGGTGCCTCGATGGAGACGAGCGTGAACGCCGCGCCGAACGCCTCGCGGAAGGTGTCGAGTTCGACCCCGGAGCGCAGGCCGTCGACGAGCACCACGTCGCTGTCCCGTTGAGCTTCGCGGATCAGCGGGAGCGAGCGCTCGGCGATGGCGGCCGGGCCGTCCTCCGCCCGGAGGCGAGTGGCGACCGCGCCGTGGTGGTCGGCCGGGTCGAGACCCCGGTCGCGGCAGGCCTGCCGGATCACGTCGCCCATCGTCACGACCGGGATGCCGTGCTCGCGGGCGACCGTCGCGGCCTCGCCTTTCCCGCTTCCGGGCAGGCCGACAGTACCGATGACAGTCATTGCCGGCACCTACTCGACTGCCGGACTTATGTCGTTCGGGACGGTGACGCGGTCGTCCGGCGGGGCGTCGCCAGAGTGGCGACCGGGGCCGAACCGGGCCCGCAGGTTTTTCTCCGGCGACGGCGTAGCGCGGGCATGGGAAACAGGTCGCTTCTCGTCCGGGCGCTGTGGTTTATCATCGTCGGGTGGTGGGCGACCCCGGCGGTCGTCAACGCCGCGTGGTTCCTGAACGCGACGATCATCGGGGCCCCGCTCGGGGTGATGCTCATCAACCTCGTGCCGACCGTACTGACGCTGAAGGAACCGCGCTCGATGCTCGACCCGGAGTCGGGCGAAGGCCAGCGATCGCTCCTCGTTCGGGCGGTCTACTTCGTGTTCGTCGGCTGGTGGGCGAGTCTCATCTGGGCGAACGCGGCCGTGGTCATCTCGCTGACGATCATCGGGTTGCCGGTCGGCATCTGGATGTTGAACCGGTTGCCGTACGTGACGTCGCTGTACCGGTTCGACGGCTGAAACCAGACTGTTTTTTGCCGTGTGGTGAGTTGGTGGCATCGAGGGCACGTAGCTCAGTCTGGAAAGAGCGTCGGACTTCTAACCGTGGCGGTGTTCCGTCGCGGGAAGCCATCCGACGGTCGTGGGTTCAAATCCCATCGTGCCCGTGCAGTGACGCTGGCGAGTCGCAACGCGACTCGCCGAGGAACGAACCGGCGCGAAAGGGGATTTGAACCCTGCAAATCGCACGCCCGCGCAGTGAGCGAAGCGAGCGAGCAGGACCGATTTGCTCCGGTTCAAATCCCATCGTGCCCGTACTACGATAGTCGTGTCTTCTGAGTGGTTCACAGAGGGTATCTGGTCGAGTCAGTCGTGAGGAACGCTGTCGAATCTGTCGCAGACAACGAGAGGTGAAAGCCCCCGACCGCTCAACCGCCGGGAGAGGCAAGCTCTCCCGAGCCTTCGTTCGCTTCGCTCACGAAGACGGCCGCGACTTGGTGCGCGCTTCCCTCAGGCTGGCGGGACAAGCCCGCCAGCCCTCAGTCCAGTGCTACCGGCGTCGGGGCCGGGTCGAGCGGTCGGCCCCTTTCAGTCCCACCCGAGTTGCGACTCCATCGTGCAACTCGCGGTGGACCAGTCGGATCAGCGCGAGCGCCTCCCTGCGACCGTCGGCGTCGCCCGAGGCGGCCCTGCGCCGCCGAGGTGCGCGACACGGAGGTCGCGCCAGCCTACTCGACTGGTCTTGTGTCGTGAGTCAGCATCACAATTCAGTTGTCGCCGTTGCGGACGGCGCGTGCGCGTGGCGCGCACGCGAGGGAGGCGAACGCGGGCGGTGCTGAGAGCGTTCGCCGAGGCTGGGGAGGTGTGAGGCTCGCGCGATTGCGGTGCGGTCGCGGTGCTGTGGCGGTGCGGTCGAATAGTCCGTTTGCACCGGATCGAGTAGCGGTGCTGTCGCGGTCTGCGGTTCAGTTCCAAGCAGTACGAACAATCGCAGTCACAGTCTTATCGAAACCAGAATCCACGATCCACACGACCTGCTCACCAGCGACTCACACTCCGAATCGATATACTTCACACGAACCTCGAACCAGAAACCACTCGTAGCCCCGCGACACACTCCCGACAACCGAATGGAGCCGAACGTCCTCCTCGTCGTCCTCGACAGCGTCCGGTCGGCCAACGCCTCGGTCGACGGCTACCCCGAACCGACGACACCCTTCCTCGACCGGTTCGCCGAC of the Salinirubrum litoreum genome contains:
- a CDS encoding SDR family NAD(P)-dependent oxidoreductase, which produces MTRTALVTGASGGIGRELATLFARDGHDLVVVARSEEELIELGNRLQNDYGVTVTVVVKDLADPDSPAEIQSALDDRGVDVDILVNNAGFATYGRFLDTDLDTERDELQVNVLAVTELTKRFLPGMVERGEGRVLNVASTAAFQPGPLMAVYYASKAYVLSFSEALTAELDETGVTVTALCPGPTDTGFQSRADMGASKLVQGELQDPAEVARAGYRGMQEGEAVVVPGLRNKLLTVAVRLLPRSVVRSMVKRAQAPTSE
- a CDS encoding DUF7504 family protein, which translates into the protein MAPLHDRLPRQRNVLLLSESLDSTSRDTGFALLTPAETAATRVLVISYLDTPADWLDRWADRVGDLPTAVRLVTVGEMAAGDDDWQSAATGNVEVTRASPTDLTGVGIAVSDTLSAWAETDDRVVVCVDSVTTMLQYAPLATVFRFLHTICRRFASVEALAHFHLDPTAHDDQTVARLTQLFDSLVRVEDGDVTLRA
- a CDS encoding gamma carbonic anhydrase family protein, with amino-acid sequence MTDSRRYGFEGTVPEISPDAHVSRESTLVGDVTVRADASVWPGVVLRGDVGPVVVGREAHVGDNATIHASSVGARVMVGHGAVLNEAVVGDGALVGFNATVGTGVEIGSGSIVAAGTVVPEGYAVPAASFVRGVPATVTPLAETSIDAEATFEAYNSGDYTDLAGRHDDLFE
- a CDS encoding TIGR01777 family oxidoreductase, with translation MKTLVSGSTGLIGRALVSHLRDAGHEVTRLVRPGTSDSADGVEWDPANGLLDPDDVEGFDAVVHLAGESINQRWTDATKDRILQSRVQGTELLAGTLAELDEPPEVLVSASAVGYYGDRGDEWLPEDAGAGDLFISDVCQQWEDASQVASENGVRVVNIRTGVVLSDEGGALPQMLPPFKLGLGGKLGSGDQFMPWVAREDVVGAIAFLLEHEELSGPVNVCAPNPVRNTELTDALGDVLGRPTVFFVPAFGVRLLFGQMGEELLLASDRVRPAKLADAGFEWEYEELTPALEHALRD
- a CDS encoding YccF domain-containing protein, with the translated sequence MGNRSLLVRALWFIIVGWWATPAVVNAAWFLNATIIGAPLGVMLINLVPTVLTLKEPRSMLDPESGEGQRSLLVRAVYFVFVGWWASLIWANAAVVISLTIIGLPVGIWMLNRLPYVTSLYRFDG
- a CDS encoding DUF7504 family protein, producing MRGSGAAFRGEDDDRDLGAVLDDLKSAGCAVLVTGTAPEACVAASQKLFGAPHQHRRRVLVTHETGSDADRWLPEGVSVCDETELLRPPLIGRDTASDSPAPDDTALDGPTIDDPETDVSGVETPAHGGPTTEPPDGGPTAEPSTTALDRLRSDLSDVISDYQSDRLEPGEVRVGVTSADALASKYGRTELLSFVRTATALIRGVRGLGHLQLGQSRDGDLVPLLDDLFDARVDVRKQPGLPAEQRWHVPGYGTTEWIRIEE
- a CDS encoding AAA family ATPase, which encodes MTVIGTVGLPGSGKGEAATVAREHGIPVVTMGDVIRQACRDRGLDPADHHGAVATRLRAEDGPAAIAERSLPLIREAQRDSDVVLVDGLRSGVELDTFREAFGAAFTLVSIEAPFEVRAERLADRGRDASDADLDALRDRDERELGFGMGEAMDRADVTIDNTDSLDAFREQIETLLLGDDQQETPAVEGER
- a CDS encoding HPP family protein codes for the protein MDRPRLAPDRLGPALRHGLHAGGLLAVLGVAVVASGRPLLFPSLGPTAYVLAVHPDSPPATPRRVLGGHAVGTVPGFLAYHLLAAGLVVTDPPTAFSAGSLRLAASATVAVAATTAAMRATDYRHAPACATTLIVALGLMPTATDAGLILLAVGVVVAVDALFS
- a CDS encoding nucleoside recognition protein, with the translated sequence MSPVVAQLAAFDWLLPLLGTALSRVARIAVFVAVGVYLANVAVAFGAVERIAALSRYLTDPANLPDEVGTAILATTASTTAGYGMLAEFRESGTLDDRATLIAVTINTFFGFVQHIFTFYAPVLIPILGLEVGLLYVGSRAGIALAITLVGILAGAVLLSDGNVDRASMPDDVTAPDGGEETTTREKLRDAADSTWDKLKDIVPRLAVVYVFVTILVERWESISRGIESLTGVDPATVTAVVESLTTLVGLPGAAVPVITVFAFDTTLGALTIAPLVGEVFTPRTAVATMLVGGIVSFAFSTFKRSIPFQYGIWGAEFGSKVILVNTGLKVVFIGVAVVLLLVP
- a CDS encoding RNA-binding domain-containing protein, translating into MIYSIDVRIEARVNATEVTERVADAVRNVFPNAEVQETADGLLAETHTLDPFSEKLYEQEILDTARREFTNNQRADGFHFALKKQAALQGVINFAVGNPDELGDIEVDVTVREPDVDAFVDHVAPPTEDGVPIEPEDR